A window of the Streptomyces luomodiensis genome harbors these coding sequences:
- a CDS encoding non-ribosomal peptide synthetase, translating into MADQNGPHLPLTAAQSGMWLAQQVNPDNPMYSIAECVEISGPVDTALFEAALRRTVDEADTLRLRFVPGPQGPRQIVQDAVDWPLHTLDVSGAQDPSAEAEAWMLARVAAPVDLSAGPLFTFGLITLAPDRYTWFSRVHHAIVDGYSWSLIVARVAEVYTALVAGAEPAPNPFGSVRDLVAQDLAYRESERFAEDREFWTGRLTGLTAPVSLAARPTRVPTDHVRLAGEVPAKTAEALRALARETSVSWPAVTVAAIAAYLHRLTGATDVVLGLAVAARPDQAARRTPGMVSNALPLRVAVGPDTTVAALLTSVSRELHQVLRHQRYRYEDLHRDLRRVGERQRLWGPEINLIMYGTPLTFAGRPCTVRGFSIGPEEDLSLVVDNREPGDGFLIDFHANADLYPRETVADHRQRLVDFLTCLADAAPQDTVGALDLPLPEGWVPPAPEPAAPQARRKAAYRAPRTPREEALCALVAEVLKVERVGLDDDFFELGGHSLSAIRLLGRIRETLGVELSVRTVFEAPTVAGLVARAEEAGGARRALAPVARPAELPLSLTQQRLWFINRLQGPSGAYNMGLALRLSGRLDRDALGRALADVMARHESLRTYFPDTDGRPRQHILTPAEAAARIALTVTEVTEDALDATVAAVVAEGFDLSAELAVRPRLLALGPEEHVLLVVLHHIVGDGLSLAPLARDLGRAYTARAAGSAPEFAPLPVQYADYTLWQHSVLGTEDDEKSPLARQLAYWKRALAGLPEELSLPVDRSRPPTMSQRGDIVRFEIGAALHGRLVELARAHGASLFMVFQSAVAVLLNKLGAGTDIPLGSAVAGRTDAALDDLIGCFVNTVVFRNDLTGDPAFSELLGRSREMALAAHAHQDVPFERLVEALNPERSLARNPLFQVMMDVQTPSESTLELPGLVATPQQVDPGVTKIDLLFGLDERPAGPDAVTGVDGRLEFATDLFDRETIELMAARFVRLLEAVAAEPDRRLGAISLLTPAEHEQVLYGFNQARTVEPAALLPELFQAQAARTPDAPALVEGAVTLTYAELNTRANRLAHELIARGAGPERVVGVVLPRSADLVVALLAVVKSGAAYVPVDPAYPAERIAYLLTDAAPALVLTAPPAAAAVPDGVPVLDVRACAGTVERDPSDADRIAPLTPDHPVYVIYTSGSTGRPKGVVVSHRSVAVYLAYAAERYPSVAGGALLHSPVSFDLTVTALYAPLITGGRVRVTALEGPGSGAPRPTFLKATPSHLALLGVLPEEFSPTGELVVGGEMLLGEVVARWREQRPGATVVNEYGPTEATVGCVEHRIGPDEPVPDGPVPIGRPMWNSAVYVLDEGLRPLPPGVPGELYIAGGQLARGYLNRPGLTAERFVADPYGAPGTRMYRTGDLARRRADGVLDYLGRVDTQVKLRGFRIEPGEIEAALRRHPRVAGAAVVVREDQPGLRQLVGYVVPAEGTAADDASLRAHVAGLLPDYMVPAAFVTLPTLPLTPNGKLDTKALPAPGFGAAGGGADQQAPRTWQEEALAGLFAEVLGVPKVGLDESFFELGGDSIVSIQLVARARRMGLDLAPKDVFEHKTVARIAAVLPDSAPAPAAPSGGPGGIGELPPTPVMRWLEERGGPGGPFRSFHQSTLSQVPPGAGEGDRLTAALRTVLDHHDALRTRARREADGRWTYRIAERGAVRAEELIRRVEVTGQDPAALRETVRGAAQAAWRRLDPEAGVMVQLVWFDAGPGAPGRLLFAAHHLVVDGVSWQILLADLRTAWEAAAEGRAPALPPVGTPLRHFTTVLREQAADPKRTAEAARWAEALRLPAPGLVDTELDPAADTAGVARRLTMTLPAERTEPLLTTVPAAFRATVHEVLVTAFALAVADWRRRRGHAGGPGALVDLEGHGRQELADGLDLSRTVGWFTSIHPARLDPGVADGDWADLWAGGAPAGEALRTVKEQLRALPDEGIGYGLLRHLHPETGGRFTGLARPQLLFNYLGRADAPGDGSAGDWSPAPETDAVLGDGDPRQPLSHAVELNAVALGDGSGHRLTAMWTWPGRLLSDADVRELADGWFRALRALADHAERPDAGGWTPSDLALVELSQDEIDGLEAEWRTLQ; encoded by the coding sequence ATGGCCGATCAGAATGGTCCCCACTTGCCGCTGACGGCCGCCCAGTCCGGAATGTGGCTTGCCCAGCAGGTGAACCCGGACAACCCGATGTACAGCATCGCCGAATGCGTCGAGATATCCGGTCCGGTCGACACCGCGCTGTTCGAGGCCGCGCTGCGCCGGACCGTGGACGAGGCCGACACCCTGCGGCTGCGGTTCGTCCCCGGCCCCCAGGGCCCCCGCCAGATCGTCCAGGACGCCGTGGACTGGCCGCTGCACACGCTCGATGTCAGCGGTGCGCAGGACCCCTCGGCCGAGGCCGAGGCGTGGATGCTGGCACGGGTGGCGGCCCCGGTGGACCTGTCCGCGGGGCCGCTGTTCACATTCGGGCTGATCACCCTGGCCCCGGACCGGTACACCTGGTTCAGCCGGGTGCACCACGCCATCGTGGACGGCTACAGCTGGTCGCTGATCGTGGCCCGGGTGGCCGAGGTGTACACGGCGCTGGTGGCCGGTGCGGAGCCGGCGCCGAACCCCTTCGGCTCGGTGCGCGATCTGGTGGCCCAGGACCTGGCCTACCGGGAGTCCGAACGGTTCGCCGAGGACCGGGAGTTCTGGACCGGACGGCTCACGGGCCTCACCGCGCCGGTGAGCCTGGCCGCCCGCCCCACCCGCGTCCCCACCGACCATGTGCGACTGGCCGGCGAGGTGCCCGCCAAGACCGCGGAGGCGCTGCGCGCGCTCGCCCGGGAGACGTCGGTGAGCTGGCCCGCGGTCACCGTGGCGGCCATCGCGGCGTATCTGCACCGGCTGACCGGGGCCACCGACGTGGTGCTCGGGCTCGCCGTGGCCGCCCGCCCCGACCAGGCCGCCCGCCGCACCCCCGGCATGGTGTCCAACGCGCTGCCGCTGCGGGTGGCGGTCGGCCCGGACACCACCGTGGCCGCGCTGCTCACCTCCGTCAGCCGGGAACTCCACCAGGTGCTGCGCCACCAGCGCTACCGCTACGAGGACCTGCACCGCGATCTGCGCAGGGTGGGCGAGCGGCAGCGGCTGTGGGGCCCGGAGATCAACCTGATCATGTACGGGACGCCGCTGACCTTCGCCGGCCGCCCCTGCACCGTGCGGGGCTTCTCCATCGGCCCGGAGGAGGACCTGTCGCTGGTGGTCGACAACCGGGAGCCCGGCGACGGCTTCCTGATCGACTTCCACGCCAACGCCGACCTGTACCCGCGCGAGACCGTCGCCGACCACCGGCAGCGGCTGGTGGACTTCCTCACCTGTCTGGCCGACGCCGCGCCCCAGGACACCGTCGGGGCGCTCGACCTCCCGTTGCCCGAGGGCTGGGTCCCCCCGGCGCCCGAGCCGGCCGCGCCGCAGGCCCGCCGGAAGGCGGCCTACCGTGCCCCGCGCACCCCGCGCGAGGAGGCCCTGTGCGCCCTGGTCGCCGAGGTCCTCAAGGTGGAACGGGTCGGCCTGGACGACGACTTCTTCGAACTCGGCGGCCATTCGCTGTCCGCGATCCGGCTGCTGGGCCGCATCCGGGAGACCCTCGGCGTCGAGCTGTCGGTGCGCACGGTCTTCGAGGCGCCCACCGTCGCCGGGCTGGTGGCACGCGCCGAGGAGGCCGGCGGTGCGCGCAGGGCGCTGGCGCCCGTGGCGCGCCCCGCCGAGCTGCCGCTGTCGCTCACCCAGCAGCGGCTGTGGTTCATCAACCGCCTCCAAGGGCCCAGCGGCGCCTACAACATGGGCCTCGCGCTGCGGCTGTCCGGGCGGCTGGACCGGGACGCGCTGGGCCGGGCGCTGGCCGATGTCATGGCCCGGCACGAGAGCCTGCGCACCTACTTCCCGGACACCGACGGCCGCCCCCGGCAGCACATCCTCACCCCCGCCGAGGCGGCGGCCCGGATCGCGCTGACGGTGACCGAGGTGACCGAGGACGCGCTGGACGCGACCGTGGCCGCCGTGGTGGCCGAGGGCTTCGACCTGTCGGCGGAGCTCGCGGTGCGGCCCCGGCTGCTGGCGCTCGGCCCGGAGGAACACGTCCTGCTGGTGGTGTTGCACCACATCGTCGGCGACGGGCTCTCGCTCGCCCCGCTCGCCCGCGACCTCGGCCGGGCCTACACCGCACGGGCGGCCGGGTCGGCGCCGGAGTTCGCGCCGCTCCCCGTCCAGTACGCCGACTACACCCTGTGGCAGCACTCCGTGCTCGGCACCGAGGACGACGAGAAGAGCCCGCTGGCCCGCCAGCTCGCCTACTGGAAGCGGGCGCTGGCCGGGCTGCCGGAGGAGCTGTCGCTGCCGGTCGACCGGAGCCGGCCGCCCACGATGAGCCAGCGCGGCGACATCGTGCGGTTCGAGATCGGCGCCGCGCTGCACGGCCGGCTGGTGGAGCTGGCCCGCGCCCACGGGGCGAGCCTGTTCATGGTCTTCCAGAGCGCCGTGGCCGTCCTGCTGAACAAGCTCGGCGCGGGCACCGACATCCCGCTGGGCAGCGCGGTCGCCGGACGCACCGACGCGGCGCTGGACGACCTCATCGGCTGCTTCGTCAACACGGTGGTGTTCCGCAACGACCTGACCGGCGACCCGGCGTTCAGCGAACTCCTGGGCCGGTCACGGGAGATGGCGCTGGCCGCCCACGCCCACCAGGACGTGCCGTTCGAGCGGCTGGTCGAGGCGCTCAACCCGGAGCGCTCGCTGGCCCGCAACCCGCTGTTCCAGGTGATGATGGACGTCCAGACGCCGTCCGAGTCCACCCTGGAGCTGCCCGGCCTGGTCGCCACCCCGCAGCAGGTCGACCCCGGCGTCACCAAGATCGATCTGCTCTTCGGCCTGGACGAGCGGCCCGCCGGACCGGACGCGGTCACCGGCGTCGACGGACGGCTGGAGTTCGCCACCGATCTGTTCGACCGGGAGACCATCGAGCTGATGGCGGCCCGGTTCGTCCGGCTGCTGGAGGCCGTCGCCGCCGAACCGGACCGCCGGCTCGGCGCGATCTCCCTGCTCACCCCGGCCGAGCACGAACAGGTGCTGTACGGCTTCAACCAGGCCCGCACAGTGGAGCCGGCCGCGCTGCTGCCGGAGCTGTTCCAGGCCCAGGCCGCCCGCACTCCCGACGCGCCCGCCCTGGTCGAGGGCGCCGTGACGCTCACCTACGCCGAGCTCAACACCCGCGCCAACCGGCTCGCGCACGAGCTGATCGCCCGGGGCGCCGGGCCCGAGCGGGTGGTGGGCGTGGTGCTGCCGCGCTCCGCCGACCTGGTCGTCGCCCTGCTCGCGGTGGTCAAGTCGGGCGCCGCCTATGTGCCGGTGGACCCCGCCTACCCGGCCGAGCGCATCGCGTACCTGCTTACCGACGCCGCCCCCGCGCTGGTGCTGACCGCCCCGCCGGCCGCCGCCGCGGTCCCGGACGGCGTGCCGGTGCTGGACGTCCGGGCCTGCGCGGGCACCGTCGAGCGCGACCCCTCGGACGCCGACCGCATCGCCCCGCTGACCCCCGACCACCCCGTCTACGTCATCTACACCTCGGGCTCCACCGGCCGCCCCAAGGGCGTGGTGGTGAGCCACCGGTCGGTGGCCGTGTACCTGGCGTACGCGGCGGAGCGCTATCCGTCGGTGGCGGGCGGCGCGCTGCTGCACTCGCCGGTCTCCTTCGACCTGACCGTCACCGCGCTCTACGCGCCCCTGATCACCGGCGGCCGGGTGCGGGTCACCGCGCTGGAGGGACCGGGCAGCGGCGCGCCCCGGCCCACCTTCCTCAAGGCCACCCCGTCCCATCTGGCGCTCCTCGGCGTCCTCCCCGAGGAGTTCTCGCCCACCGGTGAACTGGTCGTCGGCGGCGAGATGCTGCTGGGCGAGGTGGTCGCGCGGTGGCGCGAACAGCGGCCCGGCGCCACGGTCGTCAACGAGTACGGCCCCACCGAGGCCACCGTCGGCTGTGTCGAACACCGCATCGGGCCCGACGAGCCGGTGCCCGACGGCCCGGTGCCGATCGGCCGCCCCATGTGGAACTCGGCCGTCTACGTGCTGGACGAGGGGCTGCGGCCACTGCCGCCCGGGGTCCCCGGCGAGCTGTACATCGCGGGCGGCCAGCTGGCCCGCGGCTATCTGAACCGGCCGGGCCTGACCGCCGAGCGGTTCGTCGCCGACCCGTACGGCGCGCCCGGCACCCGGATGTACCGCACCGGGGACCTGGCCCGCCGGCGGGCGGACGGGGTGCTGGACTACCTCGGCCGCGTCGATACCCAGGTCAAGCTGCGCGGCTTCCGGATCGAACCGGGTGAGATCGAGGCCGCCCTGCGGCGCCATCCGCGGGTCGCCGGGGCCGCCGTGGTGGTCCGCGAGGACCAGCCGGGGCTGCGGCAGCTCGTGGGCTATGTGGTGCCCGCCGAGGGTACGGCGGCGGATGACGCCTCCTTGCGCGCGCATGTGGCCGGGCTGCTGCCGGACTATATGGTGCCCGCCGCGTTCGTCACCCTGCCCACGCTGCCGCTCACCCCGAACGGCAAGCTCGACACCAAGGCGCTGCCCGCGCCCGGGTTCGGCGCGGCCGGCGGCGGCGCGGACCAGCAGGCGCCGCGCACCTGGCAGGAGGAGGCGCTGGCCGGGCTGTTCGCCGAGGTGCTGGGCGTGCCGAAGGTCGGTTTGGACGAGTCCTTCTTCGAACTGGGCGGCGACAGCATCGTCTCCATCCAGCTGGTCGCCCGCGCCCGCCGGATGGGCCTGGACCTCGCGCCGAAGGACGTGTTCGAGCACAAGACGGTGGCCCGTATCGCCGCCGTGCTCCCGGACTCCGCACCCGCCCCGGCCGCCCCCTCCGGCGGGCCGGGCGGCATCGGCGAACTCCCGCCCACGCCCGTGATGCGCTGGCTGGAGGAGCGCGGCGGACCCGGCGGGCCGTTCCGCTCGTTCCACCAATCCACCCTGAGCCAGGTGCCGCCCGGCGCGGGCGAGGGGGACCGGCTGACCGCCGCCCTGCGGACCGTGCTGGACCACCACGACGCGCTGCGGACGCGCGCCCGCCGGGAGGCGGACGGCCGGTGGACGTACCGGATCGCCGAACGCGGCGCGGTGCGCGCCGAGGAGCTGATCCGGCGGGTGGAGGTGACCGGCCAGGACCCGGCCGCGCTGCGCGAGACGGTGCGCGGCGCCGCCCAGGCGGCCTGGCGCCGGCTGGACCCCGAGGCGGGGGTGATGGTCCAGCTCGTCTGGTTCGACGCCGGGCCGGGGGCCCCGGGCCGGCTGCTGTTCGCCGCCCACCACCTGGTCGTGGACGGGGTCTCCTGGCAGATCCTGCTGGCGGACCTGCGCACCGCGTGGGAGGCGGCGGCCGAGGGCCGCGCCCCCGCCCTGCCGCCCGTGGGCACCCCGCTGCGCCACTTCACCACCGTGCTGCGCGAACAGGCCGCGGACCCGAAGCGGACCGCCGAGGCGGCGCGGTGGGCCGAGGCGCTGCGGCTGCCCGCCCCCGGTCTGGTGGACACCGAGCTGGACCCGGCGGCGGACACCGCCGGGGTGGCCAGGCGGCTGACGATGACCCTGCCGGCGGAGCGCACCGAGCCGCTGCTGACGACCGTGCCCGCGGCCTTCCGCGCCACCGTCCACGAGGTGCTGGTCACCGCGTTCGCCCTGGCCGTCGCCGACTGGCGGCGGCGGCGCGGACACGCGGGCGGGCCCGGCGCCCTGGTCGACCTGGAGGGCCACGGCCGCCAGGAACTCGCGGACGGCCTGGACCTGTCCCGCACCGTCGGCTGGTTCACCAGCATCCACCCGGCCCGGCTGGACCCGGGCGTGGCGGACGGGGACTGGGCCGACCTGTGGGCGGGCGGGGCCCCGGCCGGTGAGGCGCTGCGCACCGTCAAGGAGCAGCTGCGCGCCCTGCCCGACGAGGGCATCGGCTACGGCCTGCTGCGCCATCTGCACCCGGAGACGGGCGGCCGGTTCACCGGCCTGGCCCGCCCCCAACTGCTCTTCAACTACCTGGGCCGTGCCGACGCGCCCGGGGACGGTTCGGCGGGCGACTGGAGTCCCGCCCCGGAGACCGACGCCGTGCTCGGCGACGGCGATCCCCGCCAGCCCCTGTCGCACGCGGTGGAACTCAACGCGGTCGCCCTGGGCGACGGGTCCGGCCACCGGCTGACGGCCATGTGGACCTGGCCCGGACGGCTGCTGTCCGACGCGGACGTGCGGGAGCTGGCCGACGGCTGGTTCCGCGCGCTGCGCGCCCTGGCCGACCACGCGGAGCGGCCGGACGCCGGCGGCTGGACGCCGTCGGACCTGGCGCTGGTGGAGCTTTCCCAAGACGAGATCGACGGCCTCGAAGCCGAGTGGAGGACGCTGCAATGA
- a CDS encoding cytochrome P450 has protein sequence MASQPTADPGAIDLDQLDLTDPQTFLEQELPPMWRRFREQSPVHWHPTEGLMPGFWVLSRYRDVMAVYRDNRTFTSEKGNVLTTLLQGGDSASGKMLAVTDGVRHREIRNLLLKAFAPRVLEPVVEGVRRRTERLVRTAVERGACDFAQDVAEHIPMATIADLLGVPESDRGYLLTLTKQALSAEEAGQSVEESLIARNELLLYFADLAEDRRAEPTEDVVSALATATIDGEPLTEEEIVFNCYSLILGGDETSRLSMICGMRELIEHPVQWKRLRAGDVTVESAVEEVLRWVTPAMHFGRRAVVDTEIGGTRIKAGDIVTMWNTAANYDDAVFAEPDVFDLGRTPNKHVSFGYGPHFCLGAYLGRAEIHAMLTALRTMVTEAELTGPGRPIHSNFLHGYSSLPVSLTPDQAGLARSRTA, from the coding sequence ATGGCGAGTCAGCCGACGGCCGATCCCGGTGCGATCGACCTCGACCAGCTGGACCTCACCGATCCGCAGACGTTCCTGGAGCAGGAACTGCCGCCGATGTGGCGGCGGTTCCGGGAGCAGAGCCCGGTGCACTGGCACCCGACCGAGGGGCTGATGCCCGGCTTCTGGGTGCTCTCCCGCTACCGGGACGTGATGGCGGTGTACCGGGACAACCGCACCTTCACCTCCGAGAAGGGCAACGTCCTCACCACGCTGTTGCAGGGCGGCGACTCCGCGAGCGGCAAGATGCTGGCGGTCACCGACGGCGTACGCCACCGGGAGATCCGCAACCTGCTGCTCAAGGCGTTCGCGCCACGGGTGCTGGAGCCGGTGGTGGAGGGGGTGCGGCGGCGCACCGAACGGCTGGTGCGCACCGCCGTCGAGCGCGGGGCGTGCGACTTCGCACAGGACGTGGCGGAGCACATCCCGATGGCCACCATCGCCGATCTGCTCGGTGTGCCGGAGTCCGACCGGGGCTATCTGCTCACCCTGACCAAGCAGGCGCTCAGCGCCGAGGAGGCCGGGCAGAGCGTCGAGGAGTCCCTGATCGCGCGCAACGAACTGCTGCTGTACTTCGCCGACCTGGCCGAGGACCGGCGCGCGGAGCCGACCGAGGACGTGGTCAGCGCGCTGGCCACGGCGACGATCGACGGTGAGCCGCTCACCGAGGAGGAGATCGTCTTCAACTGCTACAGCCTGATCCTCGGCGGCGACGAGACCAGCCGGCTGTCGATGATCTGCGGGATGCGGGAGCTGATCGAGCATCCGGTGCAGTGGAAGCGGCTGCGCGCCGGGGACGTCACGGTGGAGAGCGCCGTCGAGGAGGTGCTGCGCTGGGTCACCCCCGCCATGCACTTCGGGCGGCGGGCCGTGGTGGACACCGAGATCGGCGGCACGCGCATCAAGGCCGGTGACATCGTCACGATGTGGAACACCGCCGCCAATTACGACGACGCGGTGTTCGCCGAGCCCGACGTATTCGACCTGGGCCGCACACCGAACAAGCATGTGTCGTTCGGATACGGGCCGCACTTCTGCCTCGGCGCCTATCTGGGCCGGGCGGAAATCCATGCGATGCTCACCGCGCTGCGGACCATGGTGACGGAGGCGGAGCTGACCGGTCCCGGCCGGCCGATCCACTCCAACTTTCTGCACGGCTACAGCAGCCTGCCGGTGTCGCTGACCCCGGACCAGGCCGGACTGGCCCGGTCTCGTACGGCCTGA
- a CDS encoding TauD/TfdA family dioxygenase, with protein MMEKYFADADVDLLEHNGTHLVRVTPDHGGDGPGWVAANLDGLRSAMLDHAAVMVKNLGLGEQDELAGLAALIGGKTLEYNERSTPRSRVKGNVYTSTEYPADQSIPQHNESAYASNWPHNLYLYCAKAAATGGETPVADSGAVLDRLPEDLVARFEEHGVLYTRTYRTGMGLSWQEGFQTDDKNYVDRYCAEHDIEAAWDGDVLRTRQRRPAVVEHPITGRRVWFNQAHLFHVHALPEAVREGLLEICGEDGLPRNAYFGDGTPITPEELATIQAAYEATTLAERWDDGDLLMIDNLLTTHGRRPFTGDRKVLVSMTQREG; from the coding sequence ATGATGGAGAAGTATTTCGCGGACGCCGATGTCGACCTGCTCGAGCACAACGGCACCCACCTGGTGCGGGTGACCCCCGACCACGGCGGTGACGGTCCGGGCTGGGTCGCGGCCAACCTGGACGGGCTGCGCTCGGCGATGCTCGACCACGCGGCGGTCATGGTGAAGAACCTGGGCCTGGGGGAGCAGGACGAACTCGCCGGCCTCGCGGCGCTGATCGGCGGCAAGACGCTGGAGTACAACGAGCGCTCCACACCGCGCAGCCGGGTCAAGGGCAACGTCTACACCTCGACCGAGTACCCGGCCGACCAGTCGATCCCGCAGCACAACGAGAGCGCGTACGCCAGCAACTGGCCGCACAACCTCTACCTGTACTGCGCCAAGGCGGCGGCCACCGGCGGCGAGACCCCGGTGGCCGACAGCGGGGCGGTCCTGGACCGGCTGCCCGAGGACCTGGTGGCGCGGTTCGAGGAGCACGGGGTGCTCTACACCCGCACCTACCGCACCGGGATGGGACTGTCCTGGCAGGAGGGGTTCCAGACCGACGACAAGAATTACGTCGACCGGTACTGCGCGGAGCACGACATCGAGGCGGCGTGGGACGGCGATGTGCTGCGCACCCGGCAGCGCCGCCCGGCGGTGGTGGAGCACCCGATCACCGGCCGCAGGGTGTGGTTCAACCAGGCCCATCTGTTCCATGTGCACGCGCTGCCGGAGGCGGTGCGCGAGGGGCTGCTGGAGATCTGCGGCGAGGACGGGCTGCCGCGCAACGCCTACTTCGGCGACGGCACCCCGATCACCCCCGAGGAACTGGCCACGATCCAGGCCGCGTACGAGGCCACGACCCTGGCGGAGCGGTGGGACGACGGCGATCTGCTGATGATCGACAACCTGCTCACCACGCACGGCCGGCGCCCGTTCACCGGGGACCGCAAGGTGCTGGTGTCGATGACCCAGCGTGAGGGGTAG